From the genome of Turicibacter faecis, one region includes:
- the lexA gene encoding transcriptional repressor LexA codes for MKPITKRQQAILDFIKQEVDKRGYPPSVREIGLAVGLSSTASVHNQLNQLEKKGFIRKDKSTTRGIMILSPETTNESSKVSPPQQELKSVINIPLIGKVTAGSPIEAIENPDDFFPLPTHLVPPHQKVFMLNVSGDSMINAGIYDGDQIIVKQQSDAHNGDIIVAMLDEGHEVTVKRFFREAEYVRLQPENDLLEPIFSTHVTILGKVIGLFRTVL; via the coding sequence ATGAAACCTATTACGAAAAGGCAACAAGCCATTTTAGACTTTATCAAACAAGAGGTCGATAAACGGGGATATCCGCCTAGTGTCCGTGAAATTGGTTTAGCCGTTGGCCTATCTTCAACAGCATCGGTTCACAATCAACTTAATCAGTTAGAAAAGAAGGGGTTCATACGGAAAGATAAATCTACCACACGTGGAATTATGATTTTATCGCCTGAAACAACAAACGAATCATCTAAGGTTTCCCCTCCTCAACAGGAACTAAAATCGGTCATCAATATTCCGCTGATTGGAAAAGTGACGGCAGGCTCTCCGATTGAAGCCATCGAAAATCCAGATGATTTCTTTCCCCTTCCCACCCATTTAGTCCCCCCCCATCAAAAAGTGTTTATGTTAAACGTATCCGGGGATTCCATGATTAACGCGGGAATTTATGATGGTGACCAAATTATCGTTAAACAACAAAGCGATGCTCATAATGGTGACATTATTGTGGCGATGCTAGATGAGGGGCATGAAGTCACTGTTAAACGTTTCTTTAGAGAAGCTGAATATGTACGACTCCAACCTGAAAATGACTTACTAGAACCTATTTTTTCAACCCATGTTACGATTCTCGGTAAAGTCATTGGCCTATTTAGAACGGTTCTATAA
- a CDS encoding DUF896 domain-containing protein, with protein MLTTEKMNRLNELAKKKKAGALTEEEVKEQQALREEYLTTFRESMKNTIENVRVIDPNGEDVTPEKLKQIQAKRQNEEIH; from the coding sequence ATGTTAACAACAGAAAAAATGAACCGTTTAAACGAGTTAGCTAAAAAGAAAAAGGCTGGAGCACTTACTGAAGAAGAGGTGAAGGAGCAACAGGCTCTTCGTGAAGAATATTTAACAACCTTTAGAGAAAGTATGAAAAATACGATTGAAAATGTACGCGTCATTGATCCAAATGGTGAGGATGTCACCCCAGAGAAGTTAAAACAAATTCAGGCAAAACGTCAGAATGAGGAGATCCATTAA
- the tkt gene encoding transketolase codes for MENNISLQSINAIRTLGIDAINKAKSGHPGVVLGAAPMAYTLFTKHMNINPTNSHWFNRDRFVLAAGHGSMLLYSLLHLSGYQVSMEDIKQFRQWDSKTPGHPEFGHTDGVDATSGPLGQGIPMAIGMALAEKYLAARYNKEGYPLIDHYNFVICGDGDLMEGVTSEASSLAGHLGLGKVIVLYDSNDICLDGDLTQSFTEDVLKRYESYGWHVQRVEDGTDIQAIDQAIECAKKEVNKPSIIEIKTVIGYGSKLQGTNAVHGAPLGEEDGAYAKEQYGWNHEPFAIPQEVYDHFEQSVKVRGQESNQAWDKLFSDYSKQYPELAKELEKAINNELVVDLETVMPTYEVGHSQATRDTNHEAINAISEVIPYFLGGSADLSHSNKTNIKNGGDFSKVTPSGRNIYFGVREFAMASILNGMMLHGGVRVFGGTFFVFCDYLKPAMRMAALMGLPVTYVLTHDSIAVGEDGPTHEPIEQLAMLRTIPNFSVIRPADANETAAAWRLAMESKSTPTALILTRQNLTTMANTTYEGVSKGAYVVSEAQKEMDGILIATGSEVNLAVAAQTALAAEGIHVRVVSMPSMDLFEKQPKEYRELILPKSVTKRLAIEMGATYGWHKYVGFEGDVLGIDRFGASAPANKVIEAYGFTVENVVSLYKAL; via the coding sequence ATGGAAAATAACATCTCATTACAATCAATTAATGCGATTCGTACGTTAGGAATCGACGCTATTAATAAGGCAAAATCGGGTCACCCGGGTGTTGTGTTAGGGGCAGCACCAATGGCTTATACTCTATTTACAAAGCATATGAATATTAACCCAACGAATAGTCATTGGTTTAATCGTGACCGCTTCGTCTTAGCAGCGGGACACGGGTCTATGTTACTTTACTCGCTTTTACATTTATCAGGTTATCAAGTAAGCATGGAGGATATTAAACAATTTCGTCAGTGGGACTCTAAAACACCGGGTCATCCAGAGTTTGGACATACGGATGGAGTCGATGCAACAAGCGGACCTTTAGGTCAAGGGATTCCGATGGCAATCGGGATGGCTTTAGCTGAAAAATATTTAGCGGCGCGCTACAATAAAGAGGGATACCCACTGATTGACCATTATAACTTTGTTATTTGTGGTGATGGTGATTTAATGGAGGGGGTAACAAGTGAGGCCTCTTCATTAGCAGGACATTTAGGATTAGGAAAAGTTATTGTTTTATATGATTCAAATGACATTTGTTTAGATGGTGACTTAACACAAAGTTTTACTGAGGACGTTTTAAAACGTTATGAGTCATATGGATGGCATGTTCAACGCGTGGAAGATGGAACGGATATTCAGGCGATTGATCAAGCCATCGAATGTGCAAAAAAAGAAGTAAATAAACCATCGATTATTGAGATTAAAACAGTGATTGGGTATGGTTCAAAGTTACAAGGAACAAATGCAGTTCACGGGGCTCCACTTGGTGAAGAAGATGGAGCGTATGCGAAGGAACAGTACGGTTGGAATCATGAACCTTTCGCCATCCCACAAGAGGTGTACGATCATTTTGAACAGAGCGTAAAAGTACGTGGGCAAGAATCAAATCAGGCATGGGATAAGTTATTTTCTGATTACTCAAAACAATATCCAGAATTAGCAAAAGAATTGGAAAAAGCAATCAATAATGAATTAGTTGTTGATTTAGAAACGGTGATGCCAACTTATGAGGTAGGACATTCTCAAGCGACTCGTGATACGAACCATGAGGCAATTAATGCTATTTCAGAAGTGATTCCTTATTTCTTAGGTGGGTCAGCTGACCTATCTCATTCAAATAAAACGAATATTAAAAACGGTGGAGATTTCTCAAAAGTTACACCATCTGGTCGAAATATTTATTTTGGTGTTCGTGAATTTGCAATGGCATCTATTTTAAACGGGATGATGTTACACGGTGGTGTTCGTGTATTTGGAGGAACTTTCTTTGTCTTCTGTGACTATTTAAAACCTGCTATGCGTATGGCAGCCTTAATGGGACTACCTGTCACTTATGTTTTAACGCATGATTCGATTGCTGTAGGGGAAGATGGACCAACACATGAACCAATTGAACAATTAGCTATGTTACGTACAATTCCTAATTTTTCTGTTATTCGTCCAGCGGACGCAAATGAAACAGCTGCAGCATGGCGCTTAGCGATGGAGTCTAAATCTACACCGACAGCATTAATTTTAACGCGTCAAAACTTAACAACTATGGCTAATACAACATACGAAGGTGTGAGCAAAGGGGCATATGTTGTAAGTGAAGCCCAAAAAGAAATGGATGGAATCTTAATTGCTACAGGATCAGAAGTTAACTTAGCTGTTGCCGCACAGACTGCTTTAGCAGCCGAGGGGATTCATGTTCGTGTCGTAAGTATGCCATCAATGGATTTATTTGAAAAGCAACCAAAAGAATATCGCGAATTAATTCTTCCAAAATCAGTGACTAAACGTTTAGCGATTGAAATGGGAGCGACATATGGATGGCATAAGTATGTTGGATTTGAAGGTGACGTCCTTGGAATTGATCGATTTGGGGCATCTGCACCAGCAAACAAAGTCATCGAGGCTTATGGATTTACTGTTGAGAATGTTGTTTCTTTATATAAAGCACTATAA
- a CDS encoding YneF family protein translates to MFTSWVFWLWIVIALLVGAAVGFVVAQRQLKKYLQKNPPINEEVVRTMMMQMGRTPSQKQINQVMKQINQNMK, encoded by the coding sequence ATGTTTACGAGTTGGGTATTCTGGTTATGGATTGTAATTGCGTTATTAGTAGGAGCCGCTGTTGGTTTTGTTGTTGCACAACGTCAATTAAAAAAATATTTACAAAAAAATCCACCGATTAACGAAGAAGTTGTTCGTACAATGATGATGCAAATGGGTCGCACGCCTTCTCAAAAGCAAATTAATCAAGTGATGAAACAAATTAATCAAAACATGAAATAA
- the plsY gene encoding glycerol-3-phosphate 1-O-acyltransferase PlsY yields the protein MRNLILMIIAYLLGSFPSALVIGKTFYNKDIRNYGSGNLGSTNAFRVLGKKGGAIVFILDILKGGLAFLIAKYAGATISPLIIAVFALIGHIYPIFANFKGGKAVATSAGIILFYSPLLFITLFIIFVITLKIWKMVSLSSTIISIAAVFIVWLGNYDLTARIMLTIFAVFIIIKHIPNYKRILNGTENKVSFL from the coding sequence ATGAGAAATTTAATATTAATGATCATCGCTTATTTATTAGGTTCTTTCCCCTCAGCGCTTGTGATTGGGAAAACCTTTTACAACAAAGATATCCGTAATTACGGGTCTGGAAACTTAGGAAGTACAAATGCGTTCCGAGTCTTAGGAAAAAAAGGCGGGGCTATTGTTTTTATCTTAGATATTCTAAAAGGGGGACTTGCCTTCTTAATTGCCAAATATGCGGGTGCAACGATTTCTCCTTTAATCATCGCCGTTTTTGCCCTAATTGGTCACATTTATCCCATCTTCGCTAACTTCAAGGGTGGAAAAGCGGTCGCAACAAGTGCAGGGATTATTTTATTTTACTCGCCCCTTCTCTTTATCACCTTATTTATCATCTTTGTTATTACACTGAAAATTTGGAAAATGGTTTCCCTTTCATCAACAATTATCTCAATCGCAGCTGTGTTTATTGTTTGGCTTGGTAATTATGATTTAACCGCACGAATCATGTTAACTATCTTTGCCGTCTTTATCATTATTAAACACATTCCTAATTATAAACGAATCTTAAATGGAACTGAGAATAAAGTTTCCTTCTTATAG
- the parE gene encoding DNA topoisomerase IV subunit B produces the protein MSTHLNYNEDSIQVLEGLEAVRKRPGMYIGSTDGRGLHHLVYEIVDNAIDEVLAGYGNYIKVTIHENNSISVQDCGRGVPTGMHKSGKPTPEVIYTVLHAGGKFGAGGYKTSGGLHGVGASVVNALSEWLEVVIKRDGSIFRQRFENGGHPVTGLEVIGKTKETGTLVTFKPDPEIFSTTVYSYDVLAERLRESAFLLKGLKIELVDLRNDKEEIFHYEDGIKSFVSFLNEGKDTLHEVVYFEGESQDIEVDFAFQYSGSYSENILSFVNNVRTKDGGTHETGAKAVLTRIFNDYARRNGLLKEKDKNLEGADIREGLAAIISVRIPERLLQFEGQTKAKLGTPEARSAVDNVISEKLTFFFNENGAVATQLIKKAVKAAQVREAARKAREDARSGKTKKKKETNLSGKLTPAQTKNPQKNELFLVEGDSAGGSAKLGRNRAFQAILPLRGKVINTEKAKMEDIFKNEEINTMIYTIGAGVGANFELSDVNYDKIIIMTDADTDGAHIQVLLLTFFFRYMKELVEAGKVYIALPPLYKVSKGQGKKQVIEYAWTDEELSEVIAKVGKGYTLQRYKGLGEMNADQLWDTTMNPETRTLIQVTIDDAADADHRVTTLMGDKVEPRREWIEQNVDFTMEDDYDIERV, from the coding sequence ATGTCGACGCACTTAAATTATAACGAAGATTCGATACAGGTACTCGAGGGACTTGAGGCTGTACGAAAAAGACCAGGGATGTACATCGGGTCTACAGATGGCCGTGGATTACATCATCTCGTTTATGAAATTGTTGATAACGCCATTGATGAGGTTTTAGCCGGGTATGGAAATTATATAAAAGTAACGATTCATGAAAATAACAGTATTAGCGTTCAAGATTGTGGCCGTGGGGTTCCAACAGGAATGCATAAATCGGGGAAACCAACACCGGAGGTTATTTATACTGTCTTGCATGCTGGTGGAAAGTTTGGTGCAGGTGGCTATAAGACATCTGGTGGATTACATGGTGTTGGTGCCAGTGTTGTCAATGCATTGTCAGAATGGTTAGAAGTTGTTATTAAAAGGGACGGATCAATTTTCCGTCAACGTTTTGAAAATGGTGGACATCCAGTTACAGGATTAGAGGTTATTGGTAAAACAAAAGAGACGGGAACACTTGTAACGTTTAAACCCGACCCAGAAATTTTTTCAACGACGGTTTATTCTTATGATGTGCTAGCGGAGCGATTACGTGAATCAGCCTTTTTGCTAAAGGGATTAAAGATTGAATTAGTAGATTTACGAAACGATAAAGAAGAGATTTTTCATTATGAGGATGGAATTAAGTCTTTTGTTAGCTTCTTAAATGAAGGAAAAGATACGTTACATGAAGTAGTTTACTTTGAAGGGGAGAGTCAGGATATTGAAGTGGATTTTGCATTTCAGTACTCTGGTAGCTACTCTGAAAATATTTTATCGTTTGTTAATAACGTTCGTACAAAAGATGGGGGAACCCATGAAACAGGTGCAAAGGCCGTTCTTACACGTATTTTTAATGACTATGCTCGAAGAAATGGCCTTTTAAAAGAGAAGGACAAAAATTTAGAGGGTGCCGATATTCGAGAAGGCTTAGCCGCTATCATTTCTGTAAGAATTCCTGAACGTCTCTTACAATTTGAGGGGCAAACAAAGGCGAAACTTGGAACGCCTGAAGCTCGATCAGCGGTAGATAACGTTATTTCGGAAAAGTTAACCTTTTTCTTTAATGAAAATGGGGCAGTAGCCACGCAGCTTATTAAGAAAGCCGTGAAAGCGGCGCAGGTTCGTGAAGCGGCACGTAAGGCACGTGAGGATGCGCGTAGTGGAAAAACGAAGAAGAAAAAGGAAACAAATTTATCTGGAAAGTTAACACCGGCTCAGACAAAAAATCCGCAAAAGAATGAATTATTTTTAGTGGAGGGGGACTCAGCAGGTGGGTCTGCAAAACTCGGTCGTAATCGTGCTTTTCAAGCTATTCTTCCGCTTCGTGGAAAGGTGATTAATACAGAAAAGGCGAAAATGGAAGATATTTTTAAAAACGAAGAGATAAATACGATGATTTATACGATTGGTGCCGGTGTTGGGGCTAATTTTGAGTTGAGTGATGTTAATTATGATAAAATTATCATTATGACCGATGCCGATACGGATGGGGCTCATATTCAAGTTTTATTATTAACGTTTTTCTTCCGCTATATGAAAGAGTTAGTAGAAGCTGGAAAGGTTTATATTGCCTTACCACCTCTTTACAAGGTATCAAAAGGTCAAGGGAAAAAACAGGTGATTGAATATGCTTGGACGGATGAAGAATTAAGTGAAGTGATTGCTAAAGTTGGAAAAGGTTATACCCTTCAACGCTATAAAGGTCTCGGTGAAATGAATGCGGATCAGTTATGGGATACAACGATGAATCCAGAAACAAGAACGTTGATTCAAGTAACAATTGATGATGCCGCCGATGCCGATCACCGCGTCACAACGCTCATGGGTGATAAAGTTGAACCACGACGTGAATGGATTGAACAAAATGTGGACTTTACCATGGAAGATGATTATGACATAGAGAGGGTGTAA